Proteins encoded together in one Zonotrichia leucophrys gambelii isolate GWCS_2022_RI chromosome 1, RI_Zleu_2.0, whole genome shotgun sequence window:
- the LOC135442379 gene encoding thyroid hormone-inducible hepatic protein-like, whose protein sequence is MEQYFSATQKMEQEVMFPSLLRGVFPQEEGAAPAAESRTDLYERYQLLKAIKPMVEKGLASGADQSPSGADTDGDTSLDNNGAEDAQLEERLSQHLTGLQQVLTHLTRDTNALTRRYSQILEQINLSEGQPSW, encoded by the coding sequence ATGGAGCAGTACTTCTCAGCCACGCAGAagatggagcaggaggtgaTGTTCCCCAGCCTGCTGCGAGGGGTCTTCCCGCAGGAGGAgggggcagccccggctgccGAGAGCCGCACGGACCTCTACGAGCGCTACCAGCTCCTCAAGGCCATCAAGCCCATGGTGGAGAAAGGCCTGGCCTCTGGGGCTGACCAGAGCCCCAGCGGTGCCGACACCGATGGTGACACATCCTTGGACAACAACGGGGCCGAGGATGCCCAGCTCGAGGAGCGCCTGTCCCAGCACCTGACTGGCCTGCAGCAGGTCCTCACCCACCTCACCAGGGACACCAATGCCCTGACCCGCAGGTACAGCCAGATCCTGGAGCAGATCAACCTCAGCGAGGGGCAGCCCAGCTGGTGA
- the NDUFC2 gene encoding NADH dehydrogenase [ubiquinone] 1 subunit C2, which produces MVFLPDESRSLPPPPLLNKGSVWLGFAGWMTALLDNAFNHRPIFGAGIHRQVLLATLGCVVGYHLVKRAEYVHAKVDRELCEYIRQHPEDFRRSTGKKRIGQLLEDFQPVR; this is translated from the exons ATGGTGTTCCTGCCCGACGAGTCGCGgtcgctgccgccgccgccgctgctcaACAAGGGCTCGGTCTGGCTCGGCTTCGCGGGGTGGATGACGGCGCTGTTGGACAACGCCTTCAACCATCGCCCCATCTTCGGAGCCG gcattCACCGGCAGGTCCTGTTGGCTACCCTGGGCTGCGTTGTGGGCTACCACCTGGTGAAACGCGCCGAGTACGTGCATGCCAAGGTGGACAGGGAGCTGTGCGAGTACATCAGGCAGCATCCAGAGGACTTCCGGCGATCAACAG gaaagaaaagaatagGGCAGCTCTTGGAGGATTTCCAGCCAGTTCGCTGA
- the LOC135442344 gene encoding thyroid hormone-inducible hepatic protein-like yields the protein MEQYFSATQKMEQEVMFPSLLRGVFPQEEGAAPAAESRTDLYERYQLLKAIKPMVEKGLASGADQSPSGADTDGDTSLDSNGAEDAQLEERLSQHLTGLQQVLTHLTRDTNALTRRYSQILEQINLSEGQPSW from the coding sequence ATGGAGCAGTACTTCTCAGCCACGCAGAagatggagcaggaggtgaTGTTCCCCAGCCTGCTGCGAGGGGTCTTCCCGCAGGAGGAgggggcagccccggctgccGAGAGCCGCACGGACCTCTACGAGCGCTACCAGCTCCTCAAGGCCATCAAGCCCATGGTGGAGAAAGGCCTGGCCTCTGGGGCTGACCAGAGCCCCAGCGGTGCCGACACCGACGGTGACACATCCTTGGACAGCAACGGGGCCGAGGATGCCCAGCTCGAGGAGCGCCTGTCCCAGCACCTGACTGGCCTGCAGCAGGTCCTCACCCACCTCACCAGGGACACCAACGCCCTGACCCGCAGGTACAGCCAGATCCTGGAGCAGATCAACCTCAGCGAGGGGCAGCCCAGCTGGTGA
- the LOC135442388 gene encoding thyroid hormone-inducible hepatic protein-like yields the protein MEQYFSATQKMEQEVMFPSLLRGVFPQEEGAAPAAESRTDLYERYQLLKAIKPMVEKGLASGADQSPSGADTDGDTSLDNNGAEDAQLEERLSQHLTGLQQVLTHLTRDTNALTRRYSQILEQINLSEGQPSW from the coding sequence ATGGAGCAGTACTTCTCAGCCACGCAGAagatggagcaggaggtgaTGTTCCCCAGCCTGCTGCGAGGGGTCTTCCCGCAGGAGGAgggggcagccccggctgccGAGAGCCGCACGGACCTCTACGAGCGCTACCAGCTCCTCAAGGCCATCAAGCCCATGGTGGAGAAAGGCCTGGCCTCTGGGGCTGACCAGAGCCCCAGCGGTGCCGACACCGACGGTGACACATCCTTGGACAACAACGGGGCCGAGGATGCCCAGCTCGAGGAGCGCCTGTCCCAGCACCTGACTGGCCTGCAGCAGGTCCTCACCCACCTCACCAGGGACACCAACGCCCTGACCCGCAGGTACAGCCAGATCCTGGAGCAGATCAACCTCAGCGAGGGGCAGCCCAGCTGGTGA